In a genomic window of Glycine max cultivar Williams 82 chromosome 13, Glycine_max_v4.0, whole genome shotgun sequence:
- the LOC100792022 gene encoding DNA polymerase epsilon catalytic subunit B: MVVLYDSLQLAHKCILNSFYGYVMRKGARWYSMEMAGVVTYTGAKIIQNARLLVEKIGKPLELDTDGIWCALPGSFPENFTFKTRDPKKQFTISYPCVILNVDVAINNSNDQYQTLTDPIRKMYTTRSECFIEF, translated from the exons ATGGTTGTGCTTTATGATTCATTGCAACTTGCTCACAAGTGTATACTTAATTCCTTTTATGGATATGTCATGCGCAA GGGTGCAAGATGGTACTCCATGGAAATGGCTGGAGTAGTGACATATACTGGTGCAAAAATCATTCAGAATGCTCGCTTGCTAGTAGAGAAAATAGGAAAACCACTTGAACTAGACACTGATGGTATCTGGTGTGCACTACCTGGATCTTTTCCAGAAAATTTCACTTTTAAAACAAG AGACCCAAAGAAGCAGTTTACAATCTCATACCCATGTGTTATTCTTAATGTTGATGTGGCAATAAATAACTCAAATGATCAATACCAG ACACTCACAGATCCAATCAGGAAAATGTATACAACTCGCAGTGAATGCTTTATCGAATTTTAG